The sequence tcGATTATTTTCCAACATATATTGATGATAactgaatcaaatagtgatgaataatttaaggactcgattaaaaatatattatttttaacatgaaatagattcttacacttaacaaaagaaaactaccaatcaaactagaatgcaAAGGTAAAGAcctgtactaaaagtgcaaacgattaacatttactataaattttttgaaattttgtataaaagaatacatatatatagatgtaataataaatttgaaatagctactcctatattcggtttggttcgtttttcttattaaaaccaaaaccaaaccaaatttgatcggtttctaggtttcaaaaccaaaactaaaCCAAACTAAAAAGTATcagtttttttggtcggtttggtttggttttcggatttttatgaacacccctattcGTATGCAACGAAAATAAAATGCTTTTGCGGAGAGTCAAACTTAAGACCTCCTCTAATTAAGTGGATACTCGAACCAAGTGAGCTATCAGAGCTTGTTGCTCTCTTATTtaagttcaaaataattaatctctTATTTTTCATGGgtttgctataaaattcaaatataactacGATGGTAAATTTACTAAAAATATAGCTacgaataataaataaaatatagtatatatttGATGTGTCACGTCATTTTTCCAACAAAAGAATTGGAAAGAAAGGAGGGTACTGTTACAATACCACTGTAAGATTGGTGAGAATGGGTAAATGGTATATTTGCTAAAACTTATGGTATTTCCTTCTCTAATGTCAAAggacataataataaatatttttatattagaATAATTTGTTTGACCTTATTATGTATATGTACTCAATATAATTTCTCGATAAGGAGGCCATGTTACCATATAGCTCCGCTTTTAGTTCCAAGATTTGTAAGGAGGCCATGTTTTGTAAAATTAACATACAAAAAAATTGTCACGTACAATTTTCTCGAGCCACTGAAGGGCGCTATATACACTTCCGATCAGCGACTGAACCAAAATTTTTACTAAGaggtgtcaaaatataaaaaaatagatATACCGAATAATCTAGAAAAGTCACcgtatagtaaatatacataaaacagAAAAAATTATCTAGTAATACAATGTAATTTTCTGATAAAAAAGTATCGATTGACATtgaatgtggctccgccactgcttCCAATAGGTTTTTGCTAAAGTTGCAGATATTTGAAGGGTAAATAGTTAGTGGATGATTGTGACCGGGGGAGTGAGGTGGTTAATTAGGACAGTCAGATGATGCATAAACTGAATGATTGCGTTAATTAAGAACCTTTTATTCTAAATTAAAATCGTGACCTCTAAGTTAGCTTTTTGAGATTAATCCACATTAAACGTTGTCCAGCCGACAATCAATCACTAATCTTTTGTAAAAATttgtaaactttttttttttttgaatgagaATCAAACTAATATAATAAATTTTAGTAGGAAGCAATTCACTTTTAATGAATTCATATGTGATAATCTAAATTAATCGTGCCAACGAGTACTGAATAAGATATTGTCGAATTCTTACTATACTCGTTCTTTTACTAACTCATGGTTATTTCCATCActctcaaaaaaaataaaaatatccatgtataattttcttcttttgcttttccCTTTCCGTTATCTTTTTTCCCCCCCTTCTTTTTCAGCTAAGTTGCGTTGAAATAATAATGTTCAATCTCAATCCTTAGTTGGCCTAATAGGAGACCCTAAGTAAAGGCATCTTCGTTAGGTCCATTCACGGGTAACCCTATCATTGCtccaatactaaattgaataaaCAACTATAAATAAAgggaatttttcaaaaaaaaaaagaaaggaattaTCTCTGCCTTCTCCtttctatttatatatataattaataaccAGGGAAAATCTCATTCCATTCTTGTTACTTCACAAGTCTCACCCCACAGTCCAGAGCCATGGCTTCTGAGAAAGTTGAGACTGTTATTGCTGGAAACTACTTGGAAATGgagagagaaggagaagaagcCAATTCCAATAACTCTGTCAAAAGCAAATTATCGAATTTTTTCTGGCATGGTGGCTCTGTTTATGATGCATGGTTTAGCTGTTCTTCTAACCAGGttttttttaatgttatttttattgtttaacaAATTTATCACGCAttcagaatttaaaattttcggttttgatgatgaaaaattaaaattaggTTGCTCAAGTGCTACTTACACTGCCATATTCATTTTCACAACTGGGAATGATGTCTGGAATTATTTTCCAACTCTTCTATGGGTTGATGGGAAGCTGGACTGCTTATCTTATAAGTGTTCTCTACGTCGAGTACAGAACTAGAAAGGAACGAGAAAAAGTTGACTTCAGAAACCATGTAATTcaggtaattttatttttcatatttgttactgcttattgttattgctttccCTTAATTTTCTGGTTATTACGTTGCTGATGTTGTATCTCTTTCTTTCTTGCTTACTCTGATATTACTGTGCCACATTCTCTTTTCATCTTCTTTAgccaagggtctatcggaaacagcctccctACTCATTTGgagtagggataaggtctgcgtacacactaccctccccatactccacttgtgggattccactgggttgttgttgtatattcgtaagatgaaatttttatttataaatatacTTGAATTTACTGGTCCGATAATCTTAGATTTGCATCAATTCATTTAaagagaattatttttctttgGATTTTCCAGTTGTCCTTCTTCCTTTCTATATATCTTCATATCTGACTTTTGCAGTGGTTTGAAGTTCTTGACGGACTACTAGGAAAGCATTGGAGGAATATTGGTCTCTTTTTTAACTGCACTTTTCTTCTATTTGGATCAGTCATTCAGCTAATTGCATGTGCAAGGTAATCAATCAGACAATTTTACTAGTATTTTCCATGGGGTTTCTCAATATTGTGAAATAATGATTTATATATGTCATGTTCAAATTAAGATTTGATCAAAGTAAATGGATAAATAATCAGATGTAgtatttctttaatttaaatagaaatggTATAATAAAATATTCTTATTTAATCGTTTTTTTTTCCTGATTGATTGCAGTAACATATATTATATTAATGACAATCTTGATAAGAGAACTTGGACTTATATATTTGGAGCCTGTTGTGCTACAACTGTGTTCATTCCTTCATTCCACAACTACAGAATTTGGTCATTTATAGGCCTTCTCATGACAAGTTACACTGCATGGTATCTTACCATAGCTTCTCTTCTCAATGGACAGGtattttaaaatgtttttttccttttaattatttttattaacaAAAAGGTCATACTAATTAATACTCCCTTCGGTCCACTTTAATTAATATTTGACCTTTTTTATTTGgtccacaatatttgatttttttcagatatcaagaaggaattaacttctttttttcaaagttgtcCTTGGAGTACGAAGCCTAAGAgtatttattgtattttcaataaataaattaaggttaatatgatcaatttttattgttaattaataccAGAAGAATCTCTTAATATATATgaaaccaacaaaaaaaaaatcaattaaagtgataaCTATTTGAGTGTCTGCAGGCAAAGTTTTGACCATTTTCAACACCTAAAATAAAAAGCGTATTCTTTTAGAACAACAAAGTAGACtacaaatattataatttattaaaagaatacaagaagatgaagggCTTTAGATATACGAAATCATTAAAAACTAGATAAGTTCTAGTTTAAATTACAAGACTTTGGATTTGAGATAGAAAAagtaatatatataaagttttttgtttttttttttcctccCATGCGAAGCACAAAAGTTTAGTTTTGGCTTGATTTAGTATTTACCATTTAATATTAGAACGGCATTTGATTAGTACTTGCTTTTCTTttactaataataattttattgatTGTGACATGTCAAAGGTTGAGGGAGTGAAGCACTCAGGACCAACCACAATGGTTCTCTACTTCACTGGTGCTACAAACATTCTTTATACCTTTGGTGGCCATGCTGTCACGGTGTGAGTATTTAATATTTGATATACTTCCTCTATTTGTCCTAATTTTCTTTTTACTCAGCCcagaaaaaatattatattttttatttaaaaataatttaattttaaaatttttaattacaCTTAATAAGATGATCTATAACCATATAATTTTTTGCTGACTTGATTTagactacaagtttcaaaagtttttccttattaaattctATGTCCAGTAAAATACCgccatatatataaattaaaaagggcaAAAGTATATGTTAGCAATTAACAAGTGgataaatattataatatatatgtatgttACCCTATAACATTCTTTTGTTTGTCTCAGTAAAGACATAACACATGCTTATAATTATTTAGCTAGATATCCCTTTCCCAGTAATGGGAGCATGTTTCCTGAAAACCTGGTGCCTGTTTTCTTAtcctatatatataaaagaaaatttaCATATGGGAAAAACTGTTATGTTATTTCTTCATACCAGATCAGTAATGGAATTATAGTCAGAAATTGGTTATGTGGACTCAAAATCTTCAGAAAATCAAAAGCAATTTGGCTGAACAGACGAGAATCCATGGAATTTAATAATCACTTGCATTCCAATTTTCCAAAAATATactataaaaaaataagaaaattgcaAAAAGAATAGTCAATAAAGTCTTTCTTTTTATAACATTTTCTTGAAATATAAGATATTTTCTGTAAGAAAGTAAATTTATATATGTATCAATGTATGTAGGAGAACTGGAGAAGGTATAACATATATAGGGGCGGGACGGCAGAACAGTAGTAGTTTATTACTCCACTTACCTTTTTTTGTGTAATATATATAGGGAGATAATGCACGCAATGTGGAAGCCACAGAAGTTTAAGCTTATATATTTGATGGCAACAATTTATGTGCTAACACTGACACTGCCATCAGCAAGTGCCGTCTATTGGGCTTTTGGAGATGCACTTCTCACCCACTCCAATGCTTTGGCTTTGTTACCAAGGACTAGATTTCGAGACGCTGCTGTTGTTCTCATGCTTATTCATCAGGTCAATACcaattttcattctcttttttctgATTAGTAAATATTAATTAATGCTAAATTAATTAATGTGTGCGCGCGCGCATGCAGTTTATTACATTTGGATTTGCATGTACCCCTTTGTACTTTGTATGGGAGAAATTCATCAGAGTACATGACACAAAGAGCTTGTTCAAGAGAGCAATGGCAAGACTCCCTGTGGTTATTCCAATATGGTTCTTGGCAATTGTTTTCCCCTTCTTCGGTCCCATTAATTCTACTGTTGGATCTCTTCTTGTTAGCTTCACTGTCTACATTATTCCTGCCTTGGCACACATGGTTACTTTTGCTTCTCCATCCGCTAGAGAGGTACAAATATCACAAACAAATATACTCTTTCTCTTAATTCAATTATGTTTTTATTCACATTAAttatttggattttcttttttgttggttGACAGAATGCTGTGGAGCAACCACCATCATTCTTGGGAAGGTGGGTTGGATTGTATTGTACCAACATATTTGTGGTGGCATGGGTCTTCATTGTTGGTTTTGGATTTGGAGGGTGGGCAAGCATGGTCAATTTTGTACATCAAATTAACACTTTTGGCCTCTTCACTAAGTGTTATCAATGCCCTCCACATAAGGCTTGAGTAGGATAATATATTACTAGTATTAAACTAAGGAAGTAAAACAAAATTACATATGACGTGTGTAAAAAGATTTGGCAGTTTGCAATCACTTTTTCCCCCTCactttaattttcattttattttcttgtaagaGTCCTTTTATTAACTTGAGTGCTAGTggcttttcttttttctgtttttgttttcttctaaAAATATTGTAATGGCCTTTCCTTTTTTTTGGGGCTTTATGTGATGTGGATGATTGGTAATATACACTACTTTTCCTTGCTCCTTAATTTGCTTTTTATTTACAGTGGTTACATTACGTACCCTCTCTGTCAAAAGGATAAATGGAAGGAAATTTGAACTTTTCTAGAGAGGTCGCTTGGTTGCGCGGATAAGAATATTAATCCCGGGATAGAATTTTGATTATGGGTATTATTAATTAGATTCCtaataaattttatatcaaaataataaaattagcTATTCTACATGAAAGATGAGATAGTTAATTTTGATGGAATAATCCAAACCGTAACATATCTTTCATCTATCCCACAATTAAACCAAACGTGAAACGATCTCACAGTTTGACCTTGATATAAAGCAGCTTAAATCCATTTTTACTTTTaaagtcttttctttttatatatatacaacaaatTGGGCAGACTTCTTAGTCATAAATATCCAAATACATTTACAGCACTTCATTATTCGACCTAAGGCTATGAAGCTTTGTGGTTTAAAATGGTTAATATGCATGCTAGTGGTACTATCACATTCTAAGTTCTATCACATTTGTTGTTCGCTTTAGTCCAACAAATCTCACATTATTGtcttttgggtcatgacatatctAAGCTTAAAAGTGTGCACACCACCCTTAGTTTGCCACTCTTTTTCTTTGACCCACCCTTACATATACTCGGATTTAGTGTTCTCACTGTGGTTTGCTTCATTATAGTGTACTATAAAAATCTGATTCT is a genomic window of Nicotiana tabacum cultivar K326 chromosome 16, ASM71507v2, whole genome shotgun sequence containing:
- the LOC107782580 gene encoding auxin transporter-like protein 3; the protein is MASEKVETVIAGNYLEMEREGEEANSNNSVKSKLSNFFWHGGSVYDAWFSCSSNQVAQVLLTLPYSFSQLGMMSGIIFQLFYGLMGSWTAYLISVLYVEYRTRKEREKVDFRNHVIQWFEVLDGLLGKHWRNIGLFFNCTFLLFGSVIQLIACASNIYYINDNLDKRTWTYIFGACCATTVFIPSFHNYRIWSFIGLLMTSYTAWYLTIASLLNGQVEGVKHSGPTTMVLYFTGATNILYTFGGHAVTVEIMHAMWKPQKFKLIYLMATIYVLTLTLPSASAVYWAFGDALLTHSNALALLPRTRFRDAAVVLMLIHQFITFGFACTPLYFVWEKFIRVHDTKSLFKRAMARLPVVIPIWFLAIVFPFFGPINSTVGSLLVSFTVYIIPALAHMVTFASPSARENAVEQPPSFLGRWVGLYCTNIFVVAWVFIVGFGFGGWASMVNFVHQINTFGLFTKCYQCPPHKA